In Xanthocytophaga agilis, a genomic segment contains:
- a CDS encoding co-chaperone GroES family protein: MMEVTASNQLKKLIIVGDRVLIKPKSPTDRTTSGLYLPPTVQEKEDVQSGYVVKVGPGYPIPAVAEDEPWKQTDEKIKYLPLQAQEGDVAIYLQRNAIEVVYQDDKYVIVPQSSILMLERTEDLFD, translated from the coding sequence ATGATGGAAGTAACTGCCAGTAATCAATTGAAAAAACTTATAATTGTTGGAGATCGGGTATTAATTAAGCCCAAAAGCCCAACAGACAGAACCACAAGTGGATTATATTTACCTCCGACTGTTCAGGAAAAAGAAGATGTACAGAGTGGCTATGTTGTAAAAGTAGGTCCTGGTTATCCAATTCCGGCTGTTGCAGAAGATGAGCCATGGAAACAAACAGATGAGAAAATCAAATATCTTCCTTTACAGGCTCAGGAAGGAGATGTAGCTATTTATCTGCAGCGCAACGCTATTGAAGTTGTATATCAGGATGATAAATATGTAATTGTACCTCAATCTTCTATTCTAATGTTAGAGCGTACTGAAGATTTATTTGATTAA
- a CDS encoding SPOR domain-containing protein has product MITYRVILLGILCIFLGILESCVSGKAASKTTSNVGSFKDDVSAYRPVYTVSNETKSTETTPVSEPSKPMTKGKPVGDITQKLDVILDTIANTNKNIRFAQGYRVQIYSGNSSEEANRARDRSYTLFPDITPHIVYVQPNFRVKVGDFIDRLEAQRVYVALKAEFPTALIVPERIEIR; this is encoded by the coding sequence ATGATAACATATCGTGTGATTTTACTGGGTATACTTTGTATTTTTTTGGGTATTCTTGAAAGTTGTGTGTCAGGAAAAGCAGCCAGTAAAACAACTAGTAATGTAGGATCGTTTAAGGACGATGTATCAGCCTATCGGCCTGTTTATACAGTAAGTAACGAAACAAAGAGTACTGAGACTACTCCTGTTTCCGAACCAAGTAAGCCTATGACAAAGGGTAAGCCTGTTGGAGACATCACACAAAAACTGGATGTGATTCTGGATACTATTGCCAATACAAACAAGAATATTCGGTTTGCACAGGGTTACCGGGTGCAGATCTATTCAGGCAATAGTAGCGAAGAGGCAAACCGGGCCAGAGATCGATCCTATACATTATTTCCGGATATTACCCCTCACATTGTCTATGTGCAACCCAACTTTAGGGTAAAAGTAGGTGATTTTATTGATCGGCTGGAAGCGCAACGTGTATATGTAGCCTTGAAAGCTGAATTTCCAACAGCACTGATTGTACCGGAGCGCATTGAGATCAGATAA
- a CDS encoding glycoside hydrolase family 3 N-terminal domain-containing protein produces MTSMSYAQQTPLFRDSKQTLVVRTQDLLKQLTLEEKISLLGYRSPEITRLNIPAYNWWNEALHGVARAGEATIFPQAIGMAASFNDQLLKDISAAISTEARAKYNLSLQQNRRIQYMGLTFWSPNINIFRDPRWGRGQETYGEDPFLTSQMGVAFIKGLQGNDPHYLKTSACAKHFAVHSGPEAGRHSFNAVVDEKDLRETYLYAFNKLVDAKVESIMCGYNRVNNEPCCTSNTLLNDILTKEWHFQGHKVTDCGALDDIWSRHKVMKGPVEVAAAAIKAGINLDCSNILQKDALQAIKEGLLTAADIDSALAPALRTQFKLGFFDDPSLVPYSKLGAESVRSPEHVALARKMAQQSMVLLKNSKGILPLKQSQYNSIMILGPNAASLDALVANYHGVSKNTVTFVEGITDAAGPGVGVQYDQGCDYTDTTRFGGLWAAENSDLSIAVLGLTPVLEGEEGDAFLAASGGDRVNMSLPASHIAFLKALRKRHNKPIVAVITAGSAIDIAAIEPYADAIVLAWYPGEQGGNALADILFGKISPSGHLPVTFYKSLSDLTAYDSYIMKGKTYRYFNGEVQYPFGFGLSYTSFAYSWGKVPKAVYSAKDVLEFTVTVKNTGTIDADEVVQAYIQYPGIERMPLKELKGFQRVTVKKNGEQNVTFKIPVNELRKWDLQKGQWKVYSGNYKIVLGSHSQDDKLSVTVKIK; encoded by the coding sequence ATGACTTCAATGTCTTATGCACAGCAGACACCCCTTTTCAGAGATAGTAAACAAACATTAGTTGTTCGTACTCAAGATTTGTTAAAACAACTGACTCTGGAAGAAAAGATTTCTCTTCTAGGATATCGTAGTCCGGAAATAACCCGTTTAAATATTCCTGCCTATAACTGGTGGAATGAAGCATTGCATGGAGTTGCACGGGCTGGTGAAGCTACTATATTTCCTCAGGCTATTGGTATGGCGGCATCTTTTAATGATCAGTTGTTAAAAGATATTTCTGCTGCTATTTCAACAGAAGCAAGAGCCAAGTATAACTTGTCTTTGCAACAGAATCGTCGTATTCAATATATGGGACTGACGTTCTGGTCTCCTAATATCAACATATTCCGTGATCCGCGTTGGGGAAGAGGGCAGGAAACATATGGTGAAGATCCTTTCTTGACTTCACAGATGGGAGTTGCCTTTATCAAAGGATTGCAGGGGAATGATCCTCATTATCTGAAAACCTCAGCCTGCGCCAAACACTTTGCAGTGCATAGCGGTCCGGAAGCTGGCAGACATTCATTTAATGCTGTGGTAGATGAAAAAGACTTACGTGAAACGTATTTGTATGCGTTTAATAAACTGGTTGATGCAAAGGTTGAATCTATTATGTGTGGTTACAACAGAGTGAATAATGAACCTTGCTGTACAAGTAATACCTTACTAAACGACATCCTTACAAAGGAATGGCATTTTCAGGGACATAAGGTAACAGATTGTGGTGCTTTAGATGATATTTGGTCGAGACATAAGGTTATGAAAGGCCCTGTAGAAGTAGCTGCTGCTGCAATCAAAGCAGGTATCAATCTGGATTGTTCTAATATCCTGCAAAAGGATGCATTACAGGCAATTAAAGAGGGATTGCTTACTGCTGCCGATATTGATTCAGCTCTGGCACCTGCTTTACGTACACAATTTAAATTGGGTTTCTTTGATGATCCCTCTCTGGTTCCTTATAGCAAGCTAGGCGCTGAAAGCGTTCGTTCTCCAGAGCATGTAGCTCTGGCAAGAAAGATGGCACAACAGAGTATGGTACTTTTGAAGAATAGTAAAGGTATTCTTCCATTAAAACAATCACAGTATAATAGTATTATGATTCTGGGACCTAATGCTGCATCATTGGATGCATTGGTTGCCAATTATCATGGGGTATCTAAAAATACAGTGACTTTTGTAGAAGGAATTACAGATGCTGCTGGTCCTGGAGTAGGTGTACAATATGATCAGGGATGTGACTATACGGATACAACACGTTTTGGTGGACTTTGGGCAGCGGAAAATAGTGATTTATCTATTGCCGTACTTGGATTAACACCTGTATTAGAAGGTGAAGAAGGAGACGCTTTCCTTGCGGCTAGTGGTGGAGATCGAGTAAATATGAGTTTGCCTGCCAGTCATATTGCTTTTCTGAAAGCGCTCCGCAAACGTCACAATAAACCAATAGTTGCTGTAATTACAGCAGGTAGTGCAATAGATATTGCAGCTATTGAGCCATATGCAGATGCTATTGTTCTGGCGTGGTATCCTGGTGAACAGGGAGGAAACGCATTGGCTGATATACTATTCGGAAAGATTTCTCCCTCCGGCCATTTACCAGTTACTTTCTACAAATCACTTTCTGACCTTACTGCCTATGACAGCTATATAATGAAAGGGAAAACATATCGGTATTTTAATGGAGAGGTACAATACCCATTTGGCTTTGGATTGAGTTATACTTCTTTTGCTTATAGTTGGGGTAAAGTGCCTAAAGCTGTTTACTCTGCAAAGGATGTACTGGAATTTACAGTTACTGTAAAGAATACTGGGACAATAGATGCAGATGAAGTGGTACAGGCATATATCCAATATCCAGGTATTGAGCGGATGCCATTGAAAGAACTGAAAGGTTTTCAGCGGGTTACAGTGAAAAAAAACGGAGAACAAAATGTGACATTCAAGATACCTGTAAATGAATTGCGTAAGTGGGATTTGCAAAAAGGACAATGGAAAGTTTATAGTGGTAATTATAAAATTGTATTAGGTAGCCACTCACAGGATGATAAACTGTCTGTAACCGTTAAAATAAAATAA
- the gmd gene encoding GDP-mannose 4,6-dehydratase, whose protein sequence is MKKALITGITGQDGAYLAELLLSKGYEVHGIKRRSSLFNTERIDHLYQDPHEKGVRFKLHYGDLSDSTNVIRIIQEIQPDEIYNLGAMSHVRVSFDEPEYTAQVDGIGTLRILEAVRLLGLTKKTKIYQASTSELYGGVQGHAQSEATPFYPRSPYAVAKLYGYWITVNYREAYDMYACNGILFNHESPLRGETFVTRKITRAAARIALGFQDKLYLGNLDAQRDWGHAKDYVEAMWLILQQEKPEDFVIATGVTTRIRDFVRMAFAEVGIELDFKGEGIDEKAYVASCSNPEYQLPIGKEIVAIDAKYFRPTEVDLLLGDPTKAKEKLGWKLKYDLPALVKDMMDADIALFKRDQLLASEGHRVLNYHE, encoded by the coding sequence ATGAAAAAAGCTCTTATTACAGGTATTACAGGACAAGACGGCGCTTACCTAGCCGAGTTATTGCTAAGCAAGGGGTATGAGGTTCATGGTATTAAAAGAAGAAGTTCTCTTTTTAATACGGAACGTATTGATCATTTGTATCAGGATCCACATGAGAAAGGTGTACGTTTTAAACTGCATTACGGAGACCTTAGTGATTCAACCAACGTAATCCGTATCATCCAGGAAATTCAGCCAGATGAGATCTATAACTTGGGAGCTATGTCTCACGTACGTGTAAGTTTTGACGAACCTGAATACACAGCTCAAGTAGATGGAATTGGTACATTACGTATCCTGGAAGCGGTGCGGTTGTTGGGTCTGACTAAAAAGACTAAGATTTATCAGGCATCTACCTCCGAACTATATGGTGGTGTACAAGGACATGCGCAATCTGAGGCTACACCTTTCTATCCTCGTTCTCCTTATGCTGTAGCAAAGTTGTATGGTTACTGGATTACAGTAAACTATCGTGAAGCATATGATATGTATGCTTGTAATGGTATTTTATTTAACCACGAATCACCATTACGTGGTGAAACATTCGTAACACGTAAGATTACACGTGCAGCTGCTCGTATTGCTTTAGGATTTCAGGATAAATTATATTTAGGAAACCTGGATGCACAACGTGACTGGGGACATGCCAAAGACTACGTTGAGGCAATGTGGTTGATATTACAACAAGAAAAGCCTGAAGATTTTGTTATCGCAACTGGTGTTACTACCCGCATTCGCGATTTCGTACGTATGGCATTTGCAGAAGTGGGTATTGAACTGGATTTCAAAGGAGAAGGTATTGATGAGAAAGCCTATGTAGCGTCTTGCTCTAATCCTGAATATCAACTGCCAATTGGCAAAGAAATAGTTGCCATTGATGCTAAATATTTCCGTCCTACAGAAGTAGATCTGTTATTGGGAGATCCTACAAAAGCAAAAGAAAAATTAGGCTGGAAACTGAAATATGATTTACCTGCATTGGTAAAAGATATGATGGATGCTGATATTGCATTGTTCAAACGCGATCAGCTATTAGCTTCTGAAGGTCATCGTGTATTGAACTACCACGAGTAA
- a CDS encoding carbohydrate-binding family 9-like protein, with translation MIKKLLAVFLVSGLKVSYLYGQTTFAGLEHLFTKPKQYQAIYTAGKPVIDGDINDPVWQSVPWTEQFTDIEGDKQPKPTWATRVKLIWSDSALFIAAELDEPHVWATLKQHDEIIYQDNDFEVFIDPDQNTHQYFEIEVNAINTIFDLLLPKPYRNGGDAMISWHVDKLRSAVKVNGTLNNPSDIDKGWTVEMAIPFWALTIGNNLTVPADGTLWRINFSRVEWDTDIQNGKYVKRKDANGRNLPEHNWVWSPQGVINMHYPERWGYLQFVRTITSSGSIVLPYAEQQKRYLWLIYYRQKQYHEKYGKYATHVSDLQFTSSQVIIDKQTNKLHIEATTHQFMGTIQGRDKILWCINQDGFVQKIPQTH, from the coding sequence ATGATTAAGAAACTTTTAGCCGTATTTCTCGTTAGTGGACTTAAAGTGAGCTACTTGTATGGGCAAACTACATTTGCTGGACTGGAACATCTTTTTACTAAGCCCAAACAGTATCAGGCTATTTATACCGCTGGTAAACCTGTGATTGATGGAGATATCAATGATCCTGTATGGCAATCAGTACCATGGACAGAACAGTTTACAGATATCGAAGGTGACAAACAGCCCAAACCTACTTGGGCAACCCGCGTAAAATTGATATGGTCGGATTCTGCTTTATTCATTGCCGCAGAACTAGACGAGCCACATGTATGGGCAACCTTAAAGCAACACGACGAAATTATCTATCAGGACAATGATTTTGAGGTATTTATTGATCCAGACCAGAATACACATCAATATTTTGAGATAGAGGTAAATGCAATAAATACAATTTTTGATTTACTTTTGCCAAAACCTTATCGTAATGGAGGGGATGCCATGATTTCATGGCATGTAGACAAGTTGCGTTCGGCTGTGAAAGTAAACGGAACGTTAAATAATCCTTCAGATATAGATAAAGGATGGACAGTAGAAATGGCTATTCCTTTTTGGGCTCTTACAATTGGCAATAATCTAACTGTACCTGCAGATGGTACTTTGTGGCGTATAAATTTTTCACGTGTTGAGTGGGATACAGATATTCAGAATGGAAAATATGTAAAACGTAAGGATGCTAATGGACGAAACCTTCCAGAACATAATTGGGTATGGTCGCCACAAGGAGTGATCAATATGCATTATCCGGAAAGATGGGGCTATTTGCAGTTCGTACGTACAATAACATCATCTGGTTCGATTGTTTTACCATATGCTGAACAACAAAAGCGTTATCTGTGGCTGATATACTATCGGCAAAAACAATATCATGAGAAATATGGAAAATATGCTACTCATGTATCTGATTTACAGTTTACATCCAGTCAGGTGATAATCGATAAGCAAACTAATAAACTGCATATAGAAGCTACTACTCATCAGTTTATGGGTACAATTCAGGGACGAGATAAAATCCTGTGGTGTATCAATCAGGATGGATTTGTCCAAAAAATTCCACAGACACACTAA
- the rseP gene encoding RIP metalloprotease RseP — protein sequence MDVVVMIAQLLLGLSILVGVHELGHFLTAKWFKMRVEQFALGLPPQMFGLKFLPAKIFSVRHGETEYLLSPLPLGGYVKIAGMMDESMDTEQMASEPQPWEFRSKPAWQRLIVMMGGIIVNVITGIVIFGFLLLIYGEQYIPTKALKYGIVAGPVAQNMGLRTGDKIVKLNGQTFEDFSDISKSLLNSGSYYTVERKGQLIDLQVPDKLLNDLSNKKSPQNFIFPRMTFTVDTVPPVEQPGFLARLILQMKGKDPVAKESPAQKIGLQSGDKIEKVNGTPIRFFDELQETLKANKGKTVTFTINHKGTIRESTTQLDTTGVLGFIPKQDIETATIDYSFGEAFAKAPARAFEVIGNQLKAFGKIFRGELSPTNSLGSFISIGKLYGGIWDWEKFWSLTATLSMVLAFMNFLPIPVLDGGHVVFLLYEMIAGRAPSQKFMEVALRFGMVLLFGLMAFAIGLDFYRLVR from the coding sequence ATGGATGTAGTAGTAATGATTGCCCAGCTATTGTTGGGTTTATCCATTCTGGTAGGCGTACATGAGTTGGGGCATTTCTTGACTGCCAAATGGTTTAAAATGCGTGTGGAGCAATTTGCCTTAGGCTTACCTCCTCAAATGTTTGGTTTGAAATTCTTACCTGCTAAAATATTTAGTGTTCGTCATGGTGAAACAGAATACCTGTTATCACCCCTGCCTTTAGGTGGTTATGTTAAGATTGCAGGTATGATGGATGAGTCGATGGATACAGAGCAGATGGCAAGTGAACCCCAACCTTGGGAGTTTCGTAGCAAGCCAGCATGGCAGCGCTTGATTGTTATGATGGGTGGAATTATTGTCAATGTCATCACCGGCATTGTAATCTTTGGCTTCCTGTTATTAATTTATGGAGAGCAATATATTCCAACAAAAGCATTGAAATATGGCATTGTGGCAGGTCCTGTTGCTCAGAACATGGGACTACGTACAGGTGATAAAATAGTAAAGTTAAATGGACAGACATTTGAAGACTTCTCTGATATTTCCAAATCGCTTTTAAACTCAGGAAGTTACTATACTGTTGAACGTAAGGGACAATTAATTGACCTTCAGGTTCCAGATAAACTGTTAAATGATCTATCCAATAAGAAGAGTCCTCAGAATTTCATCTTCCCTCGGATGACTTTCACTGTGGATACAGTTCCTCCCGTTGAGCAACCAGGTTTTCTTGCTCGTCTGATTCTTCAGATGAAAGGCAAAGATCCTGTAGCAAAAGAAAGCCCTGCTCAGAAAATCGGATTGCAGTCAGGAGATAAGATCGAAAAAGTAAATGGTACTCCTATCCGTTTCTTTGATGAACTTCAGGAAACGCTGAAGGCTAATAAAGGTAAAACCGTTACATTTACCATTAACCATAAAGGTACAATAAGAGAGTCTACTACTCAACTGGATACAACTGGCGTATTAGGGTTTATCCCAAAACAAGATATTGAAACTGCTACTATAGATTATAGCTTTGGGGAAGCTTTTGCCAAAGCCCCAGCCAGAGCATTCGAAGTAATCGGAAATCAACTGAAAGCGTTTGGAAAGATCTTTAGAGGCGAGTTATCTCCTACCAACTCTTTAGGTAGCTTTATCTCTATTGGTAAATTATATGGAGGTATCTGGGACTGGGAAAAATTCTGGAGTCTGACAGCAACTCTTTCGATGGTACTTGCATTTATGAACTTCCTTCCAATCCCGGTACTTGATGGAGGACATGTGGTATTCTTGTTATATGAAATGATAGCAGGACGCGCTCCATCTCAGAAATTCATGGAGGTAGCTCTTCGCTTTGGCATGGTACTCCTCTTTGGCTTAATGGCTTTTGCAATTGGCTTGGATTTCTATCGATTAGTACGATAA
- a CDS encoding GH92 family glycosyl hydrolase, whose translation MTCSSLKVTLWCICLGMIVACKSAHVKNSSASSAEQNDLTVYVDPYIGTGFHGHVFLGANVPFGAVQLGPTQISEGWDWCSGYHYSDSVIIGFAHTHLSGTGIGDLGDILIMPTTGNVKVTKGTPKDLNSGYSSLFSHSDEVAKPGYYSVLLKRYGIKAELTATERVGFHQYTFPKSSDAHLVIDLKEGIGWDLATVTRLEKLNDSTLIGFRNSKGWAPDQRLFFTIVFSKPIKKFDLYNDQIPVKGTMADGNRIKGVVSFATTENEVVHVKVGISPVSADNALANIQTELPHWNFTKVVNNAKAAWNKELNKVAVQSNDTKRLKIFYTALYHTMIAPSTFNDHNGDYRGTDKQIYRNAPFTNLTTFSLWDTYRGANPLFTLVQHQRVNDMVNSMLAIYQQQGKLPVWHLMGNETNTMPGNSAIPVIADACLKGFNGFDVNLAFEAMKASAMLDERGLNYVKKQGYIPANAELESVSKGMEYSIDDWSIAQVAKMLGKEEDYQYFSKRGANYKNYFDPAIRFVRGRISETEWRTPFSPFITRHMKDDFAEGNSWQYTWLVPHDVEGLVQLMGGEKKFTDKLDSLFVIKGDMGNEASNDITGLIGLYAHGNEPSHHITYMYAYVGQPWKTAEKVRYILDNLYTEKPDGLSGNEDVGQMSAWYVLSSLGFYSANPANGAYVMGSPVFDDVRLTVGENKTFHIQIKNNSPQNLYIQRMTLNGTPYPQSYLLHKDIIKGGELVIEMGSKPSKTWGVAKESWARSLPE comes from the coding sequence ATGACCTGCTCTTCTCTTAAAGTTACCCTATGGTGTATTTGCCTGGGGATGATTGTAGCATGCAAAAGTGCTCACGTCAAGAACTCTTCTGCTTCTTCTGCAGAACAAAACGATCTCACCGTATATGTTGACCCTTACATTGGTACTGGTTTCCATGGGCATGTATTTCTGGGCGCCAATGTGCCTTTCGGGGCTGTACAATTAGGCCCTACGCAGATTTCTGAAGGTTGGGATTGGTGTTCCGGATATCACTATTCAGATTCAGTTATTATTGGTTTTGCTCATACTCACCTGAGTGGTACTGGAATTGGTGATCTGGGAGATATACTAATTATGCCTACCACCGGAAATGTAAAAGTTACCAAAGGTACACCCAAAGATTTAAATAGTGGATATTCTTCTTTGTTTTCTCACAGTGATGAAGTTGCTAAACCGGGATATTATTCTGTCCTACTGAAAAGATATGGTATCAAGGCTGAACTAACTGCTACAGAACGAGTTGGTTTTCATCAATACACTTTTCCAAAATCTTCAGATGCACACTTGGTAATTGACTTGAAAGAAGGTATTGGTTGGGATCTGGCTACTGTTACACGACTAGAAAAGTTGAATGACTCTACTTTGATTGGTTTTCGAAATTCCAAAGGCTGGGCACCCGATCAACGTTTGTTTTTCACTATAGTATTTTCTAAGCCAATTAAGAAATTTGATTTATATAACGATCAGATACCTGTTAAAGGGACTATGGCTGATGGCAATCGAATCAAAGGTGTGGTTAGCTTTGCTACTACTGAAAATGAAGTAGTACATGTGAAGGTCGGTATTTCTCCTGTAAGTGCAGACAATGCACTGGCTAATATTCAAACCGAATTGCCACACTGGAATTTTACAAAAGTAGTAAATAATGCAAAAGCTGCTTGGAATAAAGAATTAAATAAAGTTGCTGTCCAGTCAAACGATACCAAACGACTGAAGATATTTTACACAGCATTGTATCACACTATGATAGCTCCTTCTACCTTTAATGACCACAATGGGGACTACAGAGGCACAGATAAACAGATTTATAGGAATGCACCATTTACCAATCTGACAACCTTTTCTCTCTGGGATACATATCGCGGAGCCAATCCTCTATTCACTCTTGTACAACATCAGCGGGTAAATGATATGGTGAATAGCATGTTGGCTATTTATCAACAACAGGGAAAATTACCTGTATGGCATTTGATGGGAAATGAAACCAATACCATGCCTGGTAATAGTGCCATTCCTGTAATTGCGGATGCCTGTCTGAAAGGATTTAATGGATTTGATGTAAATCTGGCCTTTGAAGCGATGAAAGCTTCTGCTATGTTAGATGAACGTGGACTAAATTATGTAAAAAAACAAGGGTATATACCAGCCAACGCTGAGTTGGAAAGTGTGTCCAAAGGAATGGAGTATTCTATTGATGACTGGAGTATTGCACAGGTTGCTAAAATGTTGGGTAAGGAAGAAGATTATCAGTATTTTAGCAAACGAGGTGCTAACTACAAAAACTATTTTGATCCTGCAATCCGCTTTGTAAGAGGTCGTATCTCGGAGACTGAATGGCGTACTCCTTTTAGTCCTTTTATTACCCGACACATGAAAGATGATTTTGCAGAAGGTAATTCCTGGCAATATACATGGTTGGTGCCACACGATGTAGAAGGACTGGTTCAGTTAATGGGTGGCGAAAAAAAATTCACTGATAAGCTGGACTCGTTATTTGTGATCAAAGGTGATATGGGAAATGAAGCTTCTAATGATATTACCGGATTGATTGGTTTATATGCACATGGCAATGAGCCTAGTCATCATATTACCTATATGTATGCTTATGTAGGCCAACCCTGGAAGACCGCTGAGAAAGTTCGGTATATCCTGGATAACTTATACACTGAAAAGCCTGATGGATTATCAGGTAATGAAGATGTGGGCCAGATGTCTGCCTGGTATGTATTGTCTTCCCTGGGATTTTACTCTGCCAACCCTGCAAATGGAGCCTACGTGATGGGGAGCCCAGTATTTGATGATGTCCGTTTAACTGTTGGAGAGAATAAAACATTTCATATACAGATCAAAAACAATAGTCCACAGAATCTGTACATTCAGCGTATGACTCTGAATGGCACGCCTTATCCTCAATCGTATCTTTTACATAAAGATATTATAAAAGGGGGTGAATTAGTTATTGAGATGGGCAGCAAACCTAGCAAGACATGGGGTGTTGCTAAGGAAAGCTGGGCTCGTTCACTGCCTGAATGA